A window of Proteobacteria bacterium CG1_02_64_396 genomic DNA:
CGTCTGACTCAGATAGCCGTTGTCGTCAATGGTGTCGATCAGCAGCAGCCCTACCTCCCGGTCCTGCCCCTCTAGGGTCAGATTGAGCTGCCATTCCAAATGGTCGTGCAGGTCTTCGGCCTTGGTCAGAAAGGCCTCAAACCCGGGGCCATCCTCGTCGCGCCCCTTGGGGCTGCTGGAGAGCACCTCCCCCCAACTGGCGTCAAAGGGCAGGTCGGCGCCAATGGTCGGATCTTCGTTCTCTTTCACCTGTGCCTGGGGGGCGTCGCCATCGGCTCCGGCGGCGGCGGCGGTCCCCATCCCCTCGTCCGAGGCGTGGATCATCGGCTCGGGCAGGGTTGCCTCCAGCAGCGGATTGCGCTCCACCTCCTCTTTGAGGTACTCGCCCAGCTCCAGCGACGACATCTGCAAAAGACGGATCGCCAGCTGCAACTGGGGGGTCATCACCAGTTGTTGCGAAAGCTTGATGTCAAGGCGTTGGGACAAAGCCATGGTGGATGGGTACTCCTCTATCGAAACGGGCGCTGGGCCCGGAAAAACCAGATTCAGGATTGCATCGCGGTCGGCAGGCCCAGACATCCGGGTAGGGCCGAGAAAGGCATCGTGGTCGGGAACCGCTCCTACAAGAACCCAACCGCTCGACCCCGCTTGTGGGAGGCCACTTCTGTGGCCGAAGCGAAGCTGGGATCGATCATTCGGGCAAGGTTTGGGTTGATGGTGCCGGGTTGCCCCTGCAAATCGCGCCGAGGGCGGCGCTCCTACAAAAAACCCAGGCGGTTCAACGCCTTTGTAGGAGGCGTCCCCGACGCCGATGCAGGGGCCGCCGAAACCCCCACCCCTCGCCCCTTGCGCAGGTTGGCCCGGCAAGCTCCGAAGCCATTGGGCAACCCCAGAGAAAAACCCTGGTTTCATCGCGCCGGGGGCGGCGTTCCAACAAAGCGGCTTCACCGCCCCTACAAAGCAAACCCCTCCCCCAGATAAACCGCCCGGGCTTGGGGGTTGTCGACGATCTCGTCGGGGGTGCCGGTCACCAGGATTCTTCCGGCGTGCAAAATGGCGGCTCGGTCGACCAGCTTCAGGGTTTCGCGCACGTTGTGGTCGGTGATGAGCACCCCGATGCCGCGTCCGGTCAGGTGGGTGACGATGGATTGGATCTCACCCACCGCGATGGGATCGACCCCAGCAAACGGCTCGTCGAGCAGCACAAACTTGGGGTCCAGCGCCAGCACCCGGGCGAGCTCAACCCGGCGCCGCTCCCCCCCCGACAGCGACCGCCCCAGGCTTTCGCGCACATGCCCCAGAGACAGCTCCTCAAGCAGCAGATCGACCCGATCCCGCCGCGCCTGCCGGTCCAGGCCACGCAGTTCTAAAATCGCCTCGATGTTGTCGGCCACGC
This region includes:
- a CDS encoding LPS export ABC transporter ATP-binding protein; its protein translation is MNAEGVTHHRLSARGLVKRYKGRTVVEHVDLELTSREVVGLLGPNGAGKTTTFYMMVGLVPADEGVVELDGEIITTMPLHQRARMGIGYLPQEASVFRELSVADNIEAILELRGLDRQARRDRVDLLLEELSLGHVRESLGRSLSGGERRRVELARVLALDPKFVLLDEPFAGVDPIAVGEIQSIVTHLTGRGIGVLITDHNVRETLKLVDRAAILHAGRILVTGTPDEIVDNPQARAVYLGEGFAL